The stretch of DNA CGTACCATTGCCTCAGCTTTTTCCACAAAAGCCCAAATCAGTAAAATTAGCGGTATCAAAATAGTAAATAGCAGCGCTAGTCGGTAATCCGTCCAGACTAGGGGTTGAAACCAGGGTGAATTAGCAGCAAGTAAAAAGCTCGACATTTTCAAACAAATTTAATTAGATATTTTTGCAAGAATTCTACTAAACAAATAAAACAAGCAACTGGAATACCTTTCTCAAATCCCAGTTGCTTGCTAAGGCTTGCCAGCTTTAGGGTCTAAACCTTGCTCCGTCAGCCTTCAGCTTAATTGAGTTTGTCCGTATCAAAGAAGAAGTTCAACTCCAGAAGCAAACTAGGCTGATAGCTGACAGTTGCGAATTTTAATCCTCATACAATCGGCACTCAGCCGCATCGGGGTTATCGTCGCAATATTTCTCAAATGAATTCTTTGGTTTATTCTGCTTCTGGTGGGAAGCTTCAGCTTGCAGTTCTTCAACTGCATCCCATGCTGCCGCGCATTCACCTGACGCACCGCCTTTAATATCGCATACAGCACGAGCGTTTGCGAGTTCTTCGTCAATTTTTTCTTGGATGTTATTCATGGATGTTGTCTCAGTCACTTTAATCATTAGGAGATTAATCACTAGGAGAAACTTCTCCCGTCTGAAATTTGGTTAGAGGTTCCAGTTGCAGATTGGGCTAATTTAGCCCACCAATAGTAGCTTTAGAAGTGCTACTCAACTATTCATACATTAAGTTGGGGTGTCACAACTGTATTAAGCTTTATCTTTTAAGATTTTGCCACTAATCCAAGTTGAGACCTCACAGCCTTAATAGATCCATAGGTTAATTTATCTTAACATAAGATTTCCCAGCGTGGGATCTACTGCGATCGAATCGCTCTTGGAGCGGCATAACCAGGTTAGCCTAGTGAGAAGAGCAATTGTAAGCAAATTAATTATAGGAGTGTCAAGATGTACGCGCCAAGCGAAATGCAGTGGGTCAGCGCCTTATCAACCCGCCCTTCCTTAGAAGCTGCTCTCAAAGAAGTTGTAGAACAAGCTCAGCAAGGATTGCAGGGGCCAGCAGATTTGGGTTTGGTGTTTATATCGTCTGCTTTTGCCAGCGAGTATTCTCGCCTAATGCCCTTGCTGCAAGAATACCTGCCGGCCGCTGCGATCGCTGGTTGCGGAGGCGGGGGCGTTATTGGCATGAATAGAGGCGGCATAACGGAAGAAGTCGAAGGAACACCAGCCCTAAGCCTGAGTCTGGCACGTTTACCGGGGGTAAAAGTAAAAGCCTTTCACATAGCAGCAGAAGAACTTCCCGACATGGACAGTCCCCCGGATACTTGGGTAGAGCAAATTGGCGTGTCCGCCCAAGAGCAACCCCAGTTCATCTTATTAGCCGATCCCTTTTCCTCAAAAATTAACGACCTACTCCAAGGGTTAGATTATGCCTATCCTGGCTCTGCTAAAGTCGGGGGACTCGCTAGCGGGAATGGGATGGGGAGGAGTGCAGCACTATTTTGTAACTATCGACTTTACCGAGAAGGGACTGTGGGAGTAGCCCTCAGCGGCAATATAGTTTTGGAAACGATTGTAGCTCAAGGCTGTCGGCCCATTGGTCAACCCTATAGAGTTACAGAAGGAGAGCGTAATATTTTGCTGGGGCTCGAAGAGCAAGAGAGTTTAGATCAACGAACAGGTAGCGGCCGTAAACAATCGCCTCTAGAAGCTTTGCGAGATTTAATTTCTACTCTCAGCGAAGAAGATCGGCAATTAGCCCAGCACTCTCTGTTTGTAGGGGTAGTCAGAGATGAATTTAAGCTGAAGTTAGACCAAGGAGACTTTTTAATCCGCAATCTGCTGGGGGTAGACCCCAAGGTAGGAGCAATTGCGATTGGCGATCGCGTCCGCCCCGGTCAACGCATCCAATTCCACCTTCGCGATGCCCGTACCTCCGCAGAAGACCTAGAAATGCTACTCGCTCGCTATCAGCGGGAAGCCCCCTTTAACCCAGTCGCCGCTAGAGCCGGTGCCTTAATGTTTTCCTGCATGGGGCGAGGCGAAGGTCTGTACGGTGAACCCAGCTTTGATTCCCGTTTGTTCAGCCGCTACCTCAACAATATTCCTCTCACTGGCTTTTTCTGTAATGGTGAAATCGGCCCTGTCGGCGGTAGTACATTTCTGCATGGTTATACCTCCGTATTTGGGATTTGCCGCCAACCTTAGAGGCGGTAATTATAAGTTTTGAGTTTTGAATAGTTGTTAACTGTTAACTGTTAACTGTCAACTGTTAATTTTTAACTGTTAACATTCTCTCTTTTTAAGTAAGGCATGAGATAATTTACAAATATTATGAAACCCAACAAAGAGCAAAAAGTAGCTTTGCAAAAAATGTTTAAAATTGGCATAGATAGAGCGGTTGATATGCTCAATTATATCACAGAAATGCCGATTTTTTGGGAGCTTTACCCCTTGGAAATATTGTCCCCCCAGGAATTGCAAGCTGAACTGGAGAAAAGCCTCGGTACGGAGCGGATTGTAGCAATGGAACTCATATTCAGTGGAGAATTTCAGGGCAGCGCTCAGTTAATTTTTCCCAGAGATAGCGCCGCCTTGCTGGTGAATGCAATCGCCAGTGAAGATCGTCGTACCCTTGACCAAAATGCCTTGAGAAAGGAAACTTTGACTGAGGTGGGAAATATTTTCTTCAACGGTATTATGGGAGTAATTAGCACGGTGGTTGAGCGGGGAATTACCTATATGCTACCGAGTTACCGAGAAGGGACGGTAAAGCAATTGGTGTCGGAAAATAACTCTAGCGTTTATGCAATCGCCTTGCTTGGTCACATACAATTCAAGATAGAAGAAGCTCAAGAGCAAAGCAAACAACAGCTCCATAGTTTTAGCAAAATATTGCCATCAAAATACGTGAAATTGTTTGTAGATAAATCCCAATCAGGGAAGAATATTGTCTTTTTCTTGAAAGTAGATAAGCTAGAGAGTTTGTTGTCAAATATCAACAATATTTCGGAATATTTTGATTGTTAAATTCGGGAAGTCATAGCAAAAAAGAGGTTTTTAACTCTGTGAAACACAGGTTTGACCTTTCTCTAAACCTCTCTCCTCAAAAGATAGAGGCTGACTCCCATTTCAAGTACCATATTGATTCCTTTTCCCATTACTTAATTTATGTAGAGCCACTGTTCCGAGGGACTGGAACCGCTGGTAATGCTGAGTTACAGAAGTAAGATCGGGACTGACGCATCCAACCAAAGAAACCAGGTTTTTTGACGAAAATACTTCGCTCTTATCCACATACGATCTCAAAAACCAGGTTTCTGGGACGACCTGCGTAAGTCCGATAATATGTAAATCCGGCGTAAGGGAAAATCCAGCCAGATAGGTTGATTTTTTGAGTACAATTCAGTAGAATCCAGAAAACAGACAAGTTAAGTCTTTAAAACTTACCCCAATAGTGGGGAAAACTTAACTCTTGAGGAGCTAGTTGCAAGACTAGGATAGCAAACCACCATTTTTGGCCAAAGGATTGCGCCCAAGAACCCTAGCAGTAGGGATATTTTAGAGTAAAACTTCTAAAGAATTCCATCCCCTTTAGAGGTGGAAGTGTCAAAATTGGGACTAAACTTATGCCTGAAGCTGATCTTCCTGGAAATCAGCCCCCGCGCTTCCTGACGATCGAATCCGATGCTAGCGTTTTACCGCCAGCTACTCCTTCCTCACTGACAGATGTGGCAAAAAATGCCGGCGAGTCGAAAGATCCCGCAGCGAAACTAGCCACCAGTCAAGTAACTCTCCCAGAACAACCTGAAGAGGAGTGGGAAACAGTCAATTTCCCCAACGCCATCAGCGTAGATGCAATTCCTACCAAGTCTGTTAAAGGTGGGAAGTTGAAGAAGGAAACAGGAGAATTGTCCGCTAGAGCGATATCAACTGATTCTCCTTCCCCGATATCTCCTTGGACAGTCCGCGATCGCGATCGCACCATTCATTTTTCACCAGAGACTCCAAGTAAAGCTGAATCTCCTACAACTTTGGTTCAAGCCTTGCATGAGTGCAACCGCGATTTAATGCAGCGGATAGCAGAACTAGAAACAGCACTGATTGAGTCCCAAAACGCATTAGAGGCGAAAGAAACTTTACTAGAGCAACGCATTGCTGAACTAGGCGACGCTCAGGAACAAATAACCAAGTTGTTCGGTAAACAAGAACAAGTCAATCAAATTATCCAACGCCAAGAAGTTTTAATAGAAACTTTAACAGCACAGGTACAAAGCAGCCAAACCCGCATTGCTGTAATCGAGCGAGAATGTGCTTTGACTCAGCAGCGTTACAGCGAACAGCAACATCTGGTAGTACAAACAGAAAATAGTTGTCGGGAACTGCGATCGCGCCTACATCGCCAGCAACGCCACACCCTACAATTCAAAGCAGCTTTAGAAAGGTATTTAGAGATGCCTCATCCGATCAAGTCAGAAGTCAAAACTCAGAGATCAGAAAGTGCAGATGACAATACTCCCACTCCATCTGAAGCTGTGATGGCTACACCCAAAGGTCAGAATAAAGAAGTACAATTGAAACCTCAAGCTTCACCAGTCAAACCTTGGTCAGGGAAACCGGAGTCAATTCCCGAAAAGCCAGCCTTAGAAGAGCCAAAAGCGCCTTCTTTTCCCCAAGAAAATCCGATTGTGAGCACATTATTAGAAGCATCCAGTAATCAATTGCATGAGGTGGAAACCTACTGGCATATAGAGCCAACAACGGAGAATCCATTTGTGAGTGCGGAAGCTGAACCGGAACTGGAAGATACCCCCAATCCCAATGAGTGGGAAGCATTTAGAGCATCCCCATTTTCAGATTCAGCCGAAACGCGATTACCTGAAAATCCCCAATGGACAGCAGAGCCGATTTTTGTGGGGAAAGCTGACTGGGTAGCATCGATCACCTATTCGCCGGGCCCTGGTAAAAAACGGCGATCGCTAGCTGAAATTGAATTACCCAGGTTTAGATAGTTGTTAGTGGTTAGTTGTTAGTTGTTGGTTGTTGGTTATTGGTTGTTGGTTGTTACTACCAATGAAATTAGCAATTAGCAATTAACTAATGAGGGAGGAGATTTACTAGCAGTTTCTACAGGCGCGATCGCCTTGGCAAAAAAATCATAAAGTAGTAAAATAGAATCATCCCCAACTACACCAAATCAGATGACTGCCACAACCCAACGCTTTACCCTAGAAGAGTATCTGCGCCATAATGACGGCACAGATATTCTCTATGAATTAGTTAAAGGAGAATTAGTTTCTATGGCACTCGGAACTGGAAAACATGGTGAAGTTGTCGATTTTCTTAATACTCAATTTCGCAACGAGATTGCTAGAATGGAGCGGGATTGGGTATCTAAACAAATGGCGATTGGCGTTCAATCTCCGCGCGGCGATCGCTGGGAGACGGTTCGCATTCCCGATCTAGTTGTTATTCCTAAAGAACAATGGCGAAACTTGCAAAACCGCGAGGCTGTTATTCTTCTCAATGAACCGCCACCGCTTTTAGTAGTAGAAATTGTCAGCGAATCAACTAAAAATATTGACTACCGCGCCAAACGTGCCGAATATTGCGTTCTAAATATTTCTGAATATTGGATTGTCGATCCGTTACAAGCAAAAATTACTATTTTTACTCTTTCTGAAGGATGGTATGAGGAAGCTGTTTTTACAAATAGCGATCGCCTCGTTTCTCCTACCTTTGGCGAACTTAATCTAACAGTTAATCAAATTTTAGAAGGTGAGATTTAATTTACGATCTGTCATTGCGAGCTCCGCGAAGCAATCGCAGAGACTAGGCGATTGCTTCGCGGAGTTCGCAATGACAAGTATTTAATAGGACATGATATTACATAAGTTCACCAATTATAGCAACCGCCAGGGCGGTTAAGACGTTGAAACTTTCTTCATCCCCTCTTCCCCTCTTCCCTAGCCCCTAGCCCCTAGCCCCTAGCCCCTTAACCGCCCTGGCGGTTGCTATACCTATTACCCATTACCAATTTAATTTTGTGGTCTTCCGATCCCGTCAGTAATAGCATAGTTGAAAGCCTTTAACCATAGCCAAAAAGAAGGATAGCGGGACTCCAACCAAGGCTGAGTTTTCCGAGCCAAATTAGGGAGCCATCCAAACAGCCAACTTGCCAAAGCAAGTAGAGTAAAATTAAGATAACTCCGCAGCCAACGTAGAATATCGTCCAAGTCCACAAAATCCAAAATCCAAATTAGAAGAGAGGGATTTTTGAGGGCTGCTTTGATAGCAAGTCCATTAAAAGTTAACCAATCAACCCGGTCTTTGATAAACTTTTCTGCAACTGCGAGATCGGTGCTGGCCAAAACGCCGAAAAATGTATTCAAAATCGAATTAATCCGCGCTGGGGGTAAGAAACAGCCAGTCGGTACCATCATCCCTTTAGAAAATAGCCAAGTCACAGAGACATTACTCTGATAGGCGCGAATTTGGTTTAAATGGTGGGCCTCAAGTAAATCATGCTTTAAAGCAACATCCAAAAGGTCAGTTAAACGGGAGAGATTGCGAACTAAAGAGCCAAACCCAGTGAAAACTAGTGGAGACTGAAGAGAAGCTGCATCACCGATCGCGATTAGTCTATCAAAAGCAACAGTGCGATCGCGACTTCCCGAACTAAAATGCCCCGGAATGTAACCAAAAGTCGGCTTTTTCCATACCAACTTGCCCAAATCGCAGCGACGATACTCCGGCAAAATCGCAAAAAAGTCCTCATAAAGCTCCAATAGAGAGCCGGGATTCTCAGAATTTACCTGATGGTAATGAAACAAATAGATCGTAATTTCCGAGCCCGCACCGGGGAATAATTCCCAAATTAATTGACGGCCTCGCGAAATATCCCCATGAGAATTGAGTACATCCCCATAATCAGAATCCCATACTCCCCGCTCAAAACCTCCGTCAATTACCGCTCCTACAGTCGGACAAACACTATCAAAAGCGTGCTCTCCGTTAAGTTGCCAAGCAATAGGAGAAGCACTCCCCATCGCATCCACCAGTAGGCGACCACAAGCTTGCCGCTGAGATTGGCTGGGCTGATGATAAGCCTGAACTATAACTTTTTGAGGTTCCACATCTGCACGGATGAAATCAGTTTCGTCCCAGATTTCACCACCAGCTTCAGTGAACTTAACTCCCGATAAATAAAGCAGTTTTTCAGCATCTAGGGCTACATTTAGCACCCTTGGCGTGTGTAGGACTTGAGCTTTTGCGATCGCGGGATTGTTGGCATCAAAAAACTTGCTATAGCCATCTTTGTACTCTCTGGCAATGAAACTTTCGACTTCCGCAGCCGTAAACAAACCTAAATTAATTAACTTTTGGAGTTCATCGCGAGAAATATTCCACTCTCGATTCATCCTACCAAAAGGCAACCTTTCCAACAGCAGCACCTTGTAGCCCAACCGAGCCATAACAGCCGCGTGGATGATGCCTAACGCGCCTCCCACATAAATCAAGTCATAAAAACAAGAATCAGATTCTCCGTCATTCCCTCTTCCCTCTTCCTTCTCCCCTCTTCCTTCTTCCTTCTTCCTTCCTCCTTCTTCCTTCCTAAACACCACCTGCTTCGGCGTTTGAGGATTGCGAACACCTTCTCGCCAACGCTTTTCCCACCAATAAACGCGCTTGAGGTCATATTCCCCTTGAGGCATTTTTTGAAAGTATTGGACAGTAAGGGGATAGTGGGGGGCCAACGCCTCAAAAATCGACTGTTGGGATAAATCGATGACTGGTGGTTCTGGATATTGATAGGGAAATTGATTTCTCACAGACACTGTGAGGCGATCGAGAAACTGCATTTCACCGTTGGCGGGTTTATTGTCGAGGCGAAATACTTTTAAGTATGTGGTTCGCTGCACTGACCACAGGAAAACGGAAAGTTCTACCGATTCAGGATTGGCAACTTCTGCTGTTGTTGTTCCTAATAGTAAGCGAAAGCCATCAGGAGTAATAATTTTCTTGCCAACTCCCGGCTCAAATTCTTGCTGCAACCAACTGCATACAGCGTTAGTCTTAGGAGTTGGGATTTCTAGGTAGAGAATTTCTTGCATTTTACAGTCTCAAACGTGAAATAAATTCATAAAAATAGGGGTTGACACAGGAGAAAAGTGCGCTATACTCCACAAATACTAAGTTGTTTTTAGAAAAGTTTACAATTCTCTCATATTCTTACATTTTTTATGCGCGATACTCAAGTTCGCTCCTCATTATCCGATGCCTTGGACGGCGGGGGTAAACCGTCTCATCAGCCGTACCCTGCTGCGGCGATTGCCATAAATTATCCCATCCCTACAAACCCTCAAGAAATGGTTGCCTTACGACAACAGCGGGTGAATGAGGAAGTGGTGGCAACTGCGATCGCAGGCGTTATTAATATAGCCCGTTCTAGGCAACAGTCTTTAGATGAACTCAAAGCTGAGGTGCTAGAGGAGGATAATCTTCTGGATCTATCTCAGCGCCGTCGCTTATGGGACATTGTTTCTCAAGCTTGGGACAATTTGCCCAGTTAGAGCTATAACTGATTGAAGAAGGGGCTAGGGGAAGAAGGGGCTAGGGGCTAGGGGCTAGGGACTAGGGAAGAAGGGGCTACGATGCTCAGGGCTAGGGGCTAGGGAAGAAGGGAAGGAGGGAATAAGGGAATAAGTAAATCCACCTAATTAAACATAAGATAAGTATGGCTAAAAAACTGACTTTATAAACGTTCTTCCTTCTCTCCTAAATAACTAAATCCTTCTTCCTTCTCTCCTAGATAACTAAATTTTTCTTCCTTCTTCCTTCTTCCTTCTTCCTTCATTTATGAGCTTTAGTAAAGTTAGCCAGGTTCACAATAATTTTCAGGAAGAACAACGAAAAAAGAGAAAAGTAACTACTCTTTTACTCCTGGCAGGATTCACTTTGATAGTCAGTGCTGCGGCGATCGCTAGTTATCTGATTATCTATGAATTGCTGCTGAATACTTCCAAAGAGAAAGCTTTATTAAAAGTTCAGCAGGGTAGTGGGGAAATTGATAAGTGGTTAGAAACACGGAAAGCAGAAATAGCAACCATTGCTGACACACCAACTCTTGCAACTATGGATTGGAATGTCGTTGAACCCTACCTTAAATCTCAGGTCAAACGGATCGATGAATATCGACAGCTTACTATGACATTTCCTGATGGTTCTCGATTCAATACACAAGTAGGAAAAGCTAAGGGAAGTATAGCCGATCGCCCTTTTTTTATATCAGCAATGGCGGGAAAAGTCACGGCTAATGACCCGGTGATTAGTCGTTCCTTGGGAGTAGCTCAAGTCCAAATTGGCGCTCCGATTGGCTCACCAGAAAAACCTTTAGGAGCTTTAGCAGGTAATATTCCAATCGATCGCCTAATTAAAGTCGTTCAAAATCTGCAACTAGGTCAGGGTAGCTATGCCTTTGCTCTCAACTCCCAGGGTCGAATAATTGCTCATCCAGATCCGTCTTTAAGAGGAACCACAGAAAAACCAGCTACTAGCTTACTGGAAAGCAAAGACCTTTATTTGGCAACTCTCGCGCAACGGATGGTGAACAAAGAGCAGGGAATTGACTTAATTAAAGTTGATGGCATCTGGCAATATGTAGCTTATACCCCTTTAAAGCAGGCAAATTGGTCTGTAGCCTTGGTCATTCCGCGTCCAATAATTGAATCTTCCCTCGATGCTTTGAATATCCTAACGCTAATTTTAGGGAGCGTGCTTATAGTGGCAACTATAGGAGGATGGAGACAGGTACAACTATCTGAAGAAGCACAAGCAAATGCGGAGGAAAAATCTCAACTTTATACGCAAACTCAGGAACAAGTCGAACTTCTAAATCAATCCCTGGTTCAGCAGAAACAGATGGAAAATCAACTTCGGCAGCAAACTGATTATTTAGAACAAACGTTGAAGGAATTACGACAGATTCAAGGACAACTTATCCAAAGCGAGAAAATGTCCTCTTTGGGTCAATTGGTAGCTGGTATTGCTCATGAAGTGAATAATCCCGCAGCTTTTATTTACGGTAATTTATCTCATGTCAGCCAGTATACCGAAAATTTACTAGATCTAGTAAAGCTCTATCAGCAGCATTATCCCCTGCCAGTGTTAGAAATTCAAGCTAAGTCAGAAGAGGTCGATCTAGAATTTCTAAGCGAAGATTTATCGAAATTACTTACATCTATGCACGTAGGTGCGGAACGAATACGTGATATTGTCAAATCCCTACGGAATTTTTCGCGGTTGGACGAGTCGGAAGTCAAGGCGGTGAATATCCATGAAGGTATTGACAGCACCCTGATGATTCTTCAGAGTCGCTTGAATCCCAGCCCCAAATATGCTGGGATTGAAGTTATCAAAGAGTATGGTAATCTGCCGGAGATCGAGTGTTATGCAGGACAGCTTAACCAGGTATTTATGAATATTTTGACGAATGCTCTGGATGCTTTAGAAGAGCGGCATCAGGGGGAGGAAAAGATAATTAAGATTACTACAAGTCTCTCTAGAGCGGATCGAGTTAGAATTTCGATTGCGGATAATGGTTGTGGTATGACAGAGGAAGTAAAACAAAGAGTATTTGACCCATTTTTTACAACTAAACCCGTAGGTAAAGGTACGGGAATGGGGCTATCTATTAGTTATCAAATTGTGACGATAGAGCATAGAGGGCGATTGTATTGTATCTCAGAACCAGGAGCGGGAACGGAATTTGTAATTGAAATTCCACTGCATCAAAGTGTGGGTAGCAGTTAGGATTATTCTCCGATGGATTCCCGCTCTATGAATTGGGTCTATTTAATAGGTGAAAAAAGAAATTCACGGCTAATATTCCAGCATTCCCCATCATGAATTAACAAAGTCAACTGAGATACAGTAAACTCAAAGTTGAGCGAGCGATTTTCAAATTCTAGCCATGCTGCTTTGAAATTCTGCTTAGTTAAGTCTCGAAATGCGACTGTCATGTGTGGTGTAAAAGAGCGAGTTTTGGCAACTGGGTCGAAGATTCCTAAGTTTGTTTCTAAATATGCGCTTAGGTCTTTTTCCAGAGCTAGTAATGCTTGGGTTTTGAGAGGATTTACGTAAATAACACGAGGTGGAAAGGCGGCAAAGCCAGAGAGAGTAATGGGGATTGGGTGATGGGCGAGTGCAAATTTTTCTAGGCATTCTTCTACTTTGTCAATTTCCGCTGTCACCCATTTAAAAGGCGGTTGGAGGGTGATGTGGGGTGGCGATTTTAAAGCACCGCTACTAGCGTATTTTTCGGCAAAATACTGTTTAATTTTAGTAATCTGCTCTTGAATTTCTTGCGGAGGTAGGAGGGCAATAAAGTAACGGTGTTGCAGATTTTCCATGAGTCTATTGGTGTAGGACAAAGATACACAGGAATTTACAGAAGCGGCACAGAATAGGAAGAGAAAATTATTAGTTTGGGCAATTTGCTATAAACTATTACTCAATATAGATTATAAAGTTTAAAATTGAAAAGCAAAAATGCCTTGGTTTGTCAAGATTGAGAAGGGAATTGTCGAAAAGTCCATTTTTGACAAGTATGTGCCTGCCCATCGCGCTTACGTGCGAGAGTTGATTGCTAAGGGACACAAGGCGAAGACGGGGTACTGGGCGCGACGGGGCGGTGGGATGCTACTATTTGAGGCGGGCTCGATGGAGGAGGCGATCGCGATCGCGGCTAAAGATCCCTTGGTAGTCAATGGTTGCGTTACCTACGAAGTTTATCAGTGGTGTGTTGTTGAAGAATGAAAAGTTGTGTTATACTCATAAATGAGCCGGACTTACGCGATTGTAACGCCCAAACTTTGTCAGGGCCGGAAGGCAGCAGCAATACGGGATGCTTGCAATAGGCGTGAACTCCGGTTCACCTTGTTTAAGGGAGGTGTACTTGCTATGCCGGGTTTCGGAGATATTTTACAGAAAGCAGTTTACCTGGGTGTGGGGTTGGCTTCCTACGCTGGCGAGAAAGCAAGTAGCAAATTAGGCGAGTTGCGGACTGAAGCCCAAAAATTGGCAGATGAATTGGTAAAACGCGGTGAAATGACGACGGATGAAGGTCGTCGCTTTGTTGATGATATGATGAGGCAGGCGCAACAGCAGCCCGGTGAGTCGCCTTCTGAACCGCAAAAACTTTCTGAACCGCGCCGGATAGAAATTGTTTCGGAAGATGAAGAACCATCGAATAAAAGCAATGAGGGTGTCGATAGGCTTCGTCAACAGGTGCAGCAGTTACAAGATGAACTCCGCGATCTGAAGCAGGATTAGGCTTTGTAAAGTTTTATGACGGGGGTTGAGTGCGATCGCACTTCTACCTCCGTTAGTTTTGGTATTTATCCTTGGTAAGGGTTTAGTAATACTATGGAAAAGGTAATAGAATTGATAAGTAGGTGGACATAATATATAGATTGTCCTTCCAAGAAAAGAAGCGATCGCAAAGACTTGAGATTGCTTCCCTTCTTTGGTAACGACACGATCGATTTTATCTATTGTCTACCTACTTAGTAAGTGCAAGCCTTTGTACTTGGATTTTGTTAATAATATATAAAGATCGAGCTGACAAATCAATGGAAGAGTGGCAAAAAAGTTTTGTGGCGGTACTGGAAACTGCTGTTGCTGAGGTAGAGAAGTTTTTCATGGATGCGAGTGAAGAATTCGCCGAAATGCTGGACTCACTGGCAAAGTTTTCGGAAGAGGTGACAGAAGAAATACAAAATACTGTAATCGATGATTTCGACAACTATTTTAATGAGTTGCTTGAACCAATTATTGAGGTTTTTAGAGAATTAGATCCAGAGGTAAATGAGATAGATTTTTCGATCGTGACTTATGTAGAGCCTTCAACGATTCAGCAGCCAGCTTGTAGGGGTTGTTCTAATTATCACGGTCATATTTATGGTGGGAATTTGTTAGTTTGTGCGATGCACCCTTCGGGTGTAGAGTCTGAGAGTTGTCCTGATTGGGAAGCTGAGAGAGAATAATTTACAGGGGGGATTTTTTAAGGGTGCGATCTAGTTGATTATAATTAAGAAGATTAGAAGAAAATGACAAAACAAAATAAAAAGCCAAAGCCTTGGGAGATTGACAGTAGCAATAACAAATCGAGTGTTTACTAGGCGGTGAAAATGATAGGGAAATTATTTACTAATTAACCATAACCTTTTAATTAACCCTTTCCTCTAATAATTGACTAATTTCACGATAAAGTACAGGTAAATTAGACTCCACAATTCCCCAAACTACC from Kamptonema formosum PCC 6407 encodes:
- a CDS encoding sensor histidine kinase; this translates as MSFSKVSQVHNNFQEEQRKKRKVTTLLLLAGFTLIVSAAAIASYLIIYELLLNTSKEKALLKVQQGSGEIDKWLETRKAEIATIADTPTLATMDWNVVEPYLKSQVKRIDEYRQLTMTFPDGSRFNTQVGKAKGSIADRPFFISAMAGKVTANDPVISRSLGVAQVQIGAPIGSPEKPLGALAGNIPIDRLIKVVQNLQLGQGSYAFALNSQGRIIAHPDPSLRGTTEKPATSLLESKDLYLATLAQRMVNKEQGIDLIKVDGIWQYVAYTPLKQANWSVALVIPRPIIESSLDALNILTLILGSVLIVATIGGWRQVQLSEEAQANAEEKSQLYTQTQEQVELLNQSLVQQKQMENQLRQQTDYLEQTLKELRQIQGQLIQSEKMSSLGQLVAGIAHEVNNPAAFIYGNLSHVSQYTENLLDLVKLYQQHYPLPVLEIQAKSEEVDLEFLSEDLSKLLTSMHVGAERIRDIVKSLRNFSRLDESEVKAVNIHEGIDSTLMILQSRLNPSPKYAGIEVIKEYGNLPEIECYAGQLNQVFMNILTNALDALEERHQGEEKIIKITTSLSRADRVRISIADNGCGMTEEVKQRVFDPFFTTKPVGKGTGMGLSISYQIVTIEHRGRLYCISEPGAGTEFVIEIPLHQSVGSS
- a CDS encoding Uma2 family endonuclease, with amino-acid sequence MTATTQRFTLEEYLRHNDGTDILYELVKGELVSMALGTGKHGEVVDFLNTQFRNEIARMERDWVSKQMAIGVQSPRGDRWETVRIPDLVVIPKEQWRNLQNREAVILLNEPPPLLVVEIVSESTKNIDYRAKRAEYCVLNISEYWIVDPLQAKITIFTLSEGWYEEAVFTNSDRLVSPTFGELNLTVNQILEGEI
- a CDS encoding FIST signal transduction protein produces the protein MYAPSEMQWVSALSTRPSLEAALKEVVEQAQQGLQGPADLGLVFISSAFASEYSRLMPLLQEYLPAAAIAGCGGGGVIGMNRGGITEEVEGTPALSLSLARLPGVKVKAFHIAAEELPDMDSPPDTWVEQIGVSAQEQPQFILLADPFSSKINDLLQGLDYAYPGSAKVGGLASGNGMGRSAALFCNYRLYREGTVGVALSGNIVLETIVAQGCRPIGQPYRVTEGERNILLGLEEQESLDQRTGSGRKQSPLEALRDLISTLSEEDRQLAQHSLFVGVVRDEFKLKLDQGDFLIRNLLGVDPKVGAIAIGDRVRPGQRIQFHLRDARTSAEDLEMLLARYQREAPFNPVAARAGALMFSCMGRGEGLYGEPSFDSRLFSRYLNNIPLTGFFCNGEIGPVGGSTFLHGYTSVFGICRQP
- a CDS encoding 2'-5' RNA ligase family protein — its product is MENLQHRYFIALLPPQEIQEQITKIKQYFAEKYASSGALKSPPHITLQPPFKWVTAEIDKVEECLEKFALAHHPIPITLSGFAAFPPRVIYVNPLKTQALLALEKDLSAYLETNLGIFDPVAKTRSFTPHMTVAFRDLTKQNFKAAWLEFENRSLNFEFTVSQLTLLIHDGECWNISREFLFSPIK
- a CDS encoding NAD(P)/FAD-dependent oxidoreductase, whose protein sequence is MQEILYLEIPTPKTNAVCSWLQQEFEPGVGKKIITPDGFRLLLGTTTAEVANPESVELSVFLWSVQRTTYLKVFRLDNKPANGEMQFLDRLTVSVRNQFPYQYPEPPVIDLSQQSIFEALAPHYPLTVQYFQKMPQGEYDLKRVYWWEKRWREGVRNPQTPKQVVFRKEEGGRKKEEGRGEKEEGRGNDGESDSCFYDLIYVGGALGIIHAAVMARLGYKVLLLERLPFGRMNREWNISRDELQKLINLGLFTAAEVESFIAREYKDGYSKFFDANNPAIAKAQVLHTPRVLNVALDAEKLLYLSGVKFTEAGGEIWDETDFIRADVEPQKVIVQAYHQPSQSQRQACGRLLVDAMGSASPIAWQLNGEHAFDSVCPTVGAVIDGGFERGVWDSDYGDVLNSHGDISRGRQLIWELFPGAGSEITIYLFHYHQVNSENPGSLLELYEDFFAILPEYRRCDLGKLVWKKPTFGYIPGHFSSGSRDRTVAFDRLIAIGDAASLQSPLVFTGFGSLVRNLSRLTDLLDVALKHDLLEAHHLNQIRAYQSNVSVTWLFSKGMMVPTGCFLPPARINSILNTFFGVLASTDLAVAEKFIKDRVDWLTFNGLAIKAALKNPSLLIWILDFVDLDDILRWLRSYLNFTLLALASWLFGWLPNLARKTQPWLESRYPSFWLWLKAFNYAITDGIGRPQN
- a CDS encoding Calvin cycle protein CP12; this encodes MNNIQEKIDEELANARAVCDIKGGASGECAAAWDAVEELQAEASHQKQNKPKNSFEKYCDDNPDAAECRLYED
- a CDS encoding YciI family protein, whose product is MPWFVKIEKGIVEKSIFDKYVPAHRAYVRELIAKGHKAKTGYWARRGGGMLLFEAGSMEEAIAIAAKDPLVVNGCVTYEVYQWCVVEE